gggttGGGGAGCTAGTCTTCTTATCCTTTGGCACTTGGAAGATGAGGTGGGGAGTCTGATGGAGACTGCTGCTACCGCTGCCTCTTCCACCTTTCAGTTACTGATCCTATTAGCAGAATCGAGTATGCACAGGTATCAGGAATTGCTGCCTCTCCATGGTTATGCTCTGGGGTAATCAGATGTCCATCTCAAACTGAGCATCATCCCCTGGCAACAGAAAAAGGAGAGCAGCATTAGAGGGAGATCTCAGAAAGCCCTCAAGAGGAAAGACAATCCCTACATACCTCCCAACCCTATTTCCTAATATAACTTCTGGTAAATAATATAATGGAAGATTTCATTCCCATAATTAACCTTGCACAGCAGATAGGGCAAATCAGATAATCCATTATGGAAGAACATGCTCTTCTTGGGAGATGCTGCAATCACTTGCAGTGTGCATTAAGGACAGAGTGGACAGCCCTGTCTCAGTAATCATTAGTTTAAGTtggcagcctttaaaaaaaaaaaaaaatcaccaaaatgtCAAATATTTGTCAATTTATTTTATGTTCTTTATTTGTAAAAGGCCCTATGAAGATCAGTAACAGCCTTGACTTCAATACAAATGTCCTAGTTATTGCTAAATATTAATTAATGCATGTACAGTCCTATGACCATGTAAAGAGCTATATTACTGCAAAAGACACTTTGTCCCCTTGAAGTTACAAGCATTGACTCTTGCTACCcacatctgatttaaaaaaaaaagatagtttgAAAGCCACCCAGTGGCCCATTGTCTATGGGGAGATATGATACAGCAGGAAACAGTTACCTGTTTAATCACATCCCTGTACACATAGGAGTTTTTGATCTTCAAATGTGctttctgcattttttaaaaaagcttttctaCCATGGCAAGAATGGCCTGTACATTGGCACTCTCATCTACCCAAATGCTCCCTGCttcaaaaaaatcaatcaatcctgacccaacaaacaaaaaacacgcccccccccccccaaatttttcCCAAAAGAGGGAGGAATACCAAAAACttcatgaagtccactagggacttcacTATGGCTAACAATTTTCTATGGAAGATGCTTAGGAGCAATGGATGGCAGTATAAAGTTCTTACAGATATTAGGAatgtaaatatcatttaaaaGGTTAACCAATTAAAGGGAGAAGGGCTGGGGTTGCTCTGGGCAGTGAGATAGGCACTGGGTCGTCAGCTGGCTGGCGGGGTGGGACCGGGCGCAGTGTGTGGTGCTGCACGGCCAGGATCTGGCCAGCACAGCCGGGGTCCAGCCGGCAGTGTGTGGATTAACAGTTAAGGTCCATTAACTGGTGAAGCCTAATGCCTACTGGTTAACccgttaacattttacatccctaacaGATATACAAAACCCCTCTAAACGTATTATTTCATATGACAGATTCAGGGTGCAAAGCttcatgggggggaaggggaggaggaaaatgAAGCCATATGTATGTTAAATATTTCTGAAACCAGACGAGTCTTTTTTGCTTTCCCTGAGACTTACGCAACAATTACTGAActactatgggggggggggggggggaaaatcactCTGAAGAAGGAAACCTACTGTACATACTAAATTTCAGGCTGCAGGTATTTCTATATAATGAGCCCATCACTGATATCTGAGCACAAGATCTGCTAAAGTCAAAAATAAGGGAGCTATAAAGAAGTTAACCAGAGCATCAACCACTACCATCACCCAGCCTCTCTTACCCATTGCAGTCTTCCTGTCATGATTGTTCAGATTGTTTATTTCCACTTTGGAATCCTCAACCATGGTACCAGGACTGGTAACTCCTGGAATATTTGGGAGATGGCATGGTGGGGTCTGAGCCATGGGGGAATTGCGGCGATCCAACAGAAACTTACGGTCGTAGATGATTCGGGTACCTAGCACACAGtcagacaaaaggagaaaaatcAGCATGTAAGAATATATACAGAATGTGAGTTGATAATGACGTGTCAATGTGAGCAGGCTttaggtgggcaaactttttggcctgaggaccagaTCTGGCtacggaaattgtatggtgggccatgaatgctcacaaaattgggggttggggtgtgggaggggctaagggctctggctgggggtgcaggctctggggtggggccagaaatgacgagttcagggtgcaggagggtgctccgagctgggactgagggggatcaggggtgcagggtctgggtggTGCTTACGTCAAGCAGCTGCTGGAAGgagcggcatgtccccccctctggctcctttgTAGAGGCAtcgccaggcagctctgtgcgccgCCCTGTCTGCagacaccacccctgcagctcccattggccgcggttcccggccaatgggagctgcgggggcagcgtgcacagagcctcctggctgcccgcATGTGTAAAAGCTGGAAGGAGACATGCCGCTGCCTCTGGGAGCCacgcggagtggggcaagcccgacttcactccctggctggaatgggccaagccccggaccctgcttcccagcgggagctcgagggccggattaaaacatctggagggctggatgcagcccctgagctgtagtttgcccacccctagttTAGACGAAAGAGCCACTTGGAGTCCCATTCCCCAGGCTGGTacaatgaaaagaaatgaaaagaagcATTTGGGCTTGGGAGAGGATATGTCAACTCCAATCACTTCCTGTTGCTCTATTTACAGAATGGCACTGCCTTTTAACTCCGTTCAAAGGCCAGTTTTCCCCCACTCCTGCAATCCTAAAGAGGCACCGATTAAATGCATGTCACCAGACCATATAGGAAAGAAAGCCCCAACACCCTACATTCAGGTGCTCTCAAGTCAGAACTATGTCCAGCACTGGAGAATCCACCCTTGAGCCAACTCATGGTGCCCTCAAAATGAGAGAATACAAAAAAGTCTTAACTTGAAACCAGTCCTATTTAATaacagctctctctccccccactccacattTCAGTCTTGTTCTGTTACCTAAGGAAGTAATAAAGGCGAGGAACTGCTGGGCAACTTTATTTCAAACTGTTCAGTGTTCTCTCAAACTGTACAACAAATATCAACATTCCATATTTCCCCACCTTATAAACACCAAATAAACGTAAGTAGACTCGCTTCAGTTTAACATTATAGACGCAACAAAGTCCAAACCAGACTTATTGACCATCCTTAACTTTTACaacttttttgttgttattaatgCAGTGTTTGTGAAAGGAAACTGACAGCTCTGGACACTGAAGTCTTCTATTTATCCATAGTCTCAGATGACATGGACAGGATAATGCAAGTATCCTCTCCAAAGTGCTTCCAGTGTAACCTGGTGGGACTTCTAGGGGATGAGGGGAAAGGACAGTTGTATCAAGCTGTACAATGAGATACTAGTTGTCACCCTTACTGACCTCTGTATCGATGAGCGTTAATCATAGTGacagttttgtgatgtggactgcTTCCCACTGGTATGATTACCTGTACTGAGCCCATTTAGAAAGGATCGAGTGAGTGAAAGGGGATGGGGAGTAGCattctatgtcaaaaatggcattacctgtttccaagtctctctcactcactcatacacacacacacacacatgcacgcggTGCTTCAAtaaggccaatttcacaaagctgaaaataattactcctctcagctgatttggctcataatttaatcaaaaaaaatgtgaatgtaattgggaatcatttaacaCCACCTTACTTACTGCCCAATAAGCTACAATCCCACAACtggaggaagaaggctgtgctggttaaaaaacaaCCTAGTTTAGAGAGGAAGCAAAGGTAGCTGTAAaaaataacaaatggaagaaagcgGAAGCTGatggtaatgaatataaatcagaagttaggaattgtagaaaactgataagggaagccaagggacacaaagagaaatctatggccaacaGATTTAAGGACAATAATGAGTTGAATacatatattaggaacaaaaagaatactGACAATGTTACTGGCCCATTTCTAGATGGAAATgacagaattatcaataataatgcagaaaaggcagaagtgttgaAGAAATATTTCTCATAATACGGTGATAACACTCATTCCATTCTACGAGTATCTCTGGATAATGTTAAGCAGAAGCTAAACAGTTTTAAGTCAGCAAGTCCAGATAACCTGCGTCCAAGAGTTttgaaagagctggctgaggagctcgctgaactgttaatgttgattttcaagaaGTCTTGGAGCAATGGACAAGTTCCAGtagactggaagaaagttaacGTAGTACcaatttttaataagggtaaatggaatgatccaggtaattatagacctgtcaaCATGACATTGGTCCCGGCCAAGATATGGTACctgattaataaagaactaaaggaggtaATGTAATTAATAACCCTcggcatgggtttatggaaaagagatcctgtcaaactagctTGAtgtctttttttgatgagattataagTCTGGTTGATAATGGTCATAGTACTCATGTCATATACTTGGACTTTTGTAAGCATTTGACTTgttaccacatgacattttgattaaaaaacctagaaagatataaaattaacatggcacacattaaatggattaaaaactggctaactgatagttctcaaaatgtaactgtaaatggggaattgtcattgaaTGGGTCTGTTTTTAGTGGTCCTGCAAGCATTGGTTCTTGGCTCTACGCTacaacaggggtggccaacctgtggctccggagctgcatgcggctcttcagaagttaatatgcggctccttgtataggcaccgactctggggctggagctacaggcgtcagccttccaatgtgccggggggtgctcactgctcaacccctggctctgccacaggccctgccccccctccaccttcccgcccctgagcctgccatgccttgctcccccccaagcctcctgcacaccacaaaacagctgatcgggaggtgctcATCGGCGggactgccagtgggtgggaggagctggcagCACGGGAgtggagctgatgtggggctgctgacgtattactggggctctttggcaatgtacgttgGTATATTccggctccttctcaggctcaggttggccacccctgctatataacatctttatca
The sequence above is drawn from the Natator depressus isolate rNatDep1 chromosome 7, rNatDep2.hap1, whole genome shotgun sequence genome and encodes:
- the EIF4EBP2 gene encoding eukaryotic translation initiation factor 4E-binding protein 2, giving the protein MSSSGGHQHSQSRAIPTRTVPISDTTQLPHDYCTTPGGTLFSTTPGGTRIIYDRKFLLDRRNSPMAQTPPCHLPNIPGVTSPGTMVEDSKVEINNLNNHDRKTAMGDDAQFEMDI